A window of Candidatus Neptunochlamydia vexilliferae genomic DNA:
CCGCCAAAGTCGTCATCCTCATCAACTACCACAGCCTCAAAGCCGAAAGAGGACGCGGCCTCTCCGAAATGCTCCAAATCGCCTACAACCTCTTCGGCAGCGAAAAAAACCTCCTAAACTCCAAAGACTCCCTCCTCATCGGAGTCACCAACACCCCCCTAACCATCAAACTCGAACAACTCCAACGCTTCATCACCAAAGACAACCCCACCCTCCAAAAACTCACCAACCAACTCTTCACCTACGACCCCCTCGACCGCAACATCCAAGGAGGGTGGAACCGCCAGCAGTTCCTCTCCGCTATCGGAGATCTTAAGCCCGTCCCACACCACAAAAAAATCTTCAACACCGTCCTCACCTACGAAGACGAACACAAACTCCTCCACATCTCAGAAACCCTCGGCAAAAAAATCCAAAAAGCCCTAGAAACCCAAAACTACTCCCAATCCGCCCTCCACTACCAACACCTCGCTTCCCTCAGCATCATCGACCACCACACCATCGAGCGTCACCACCAAACCCAAAAAAGACACCTCCAAGACCACGTCCACACCCAAATCAACCACCTAAACACCCAAGCCCACTTCGAAAACTTCACAAAAGCGGGGACCCACCTCCAAAACCTCCACATCCTCCAACAAACCTTCCCCCACCTCAAAATCAACCCCCAAGACCACCAAAACACCATCGACCACGCCAAAAACCAAAAAGCCCAAAGAGAAGCCCGCTACCGCGACTACCAAAAACAAATCAAAGCCGCCAACAAAAAAATCGACCAGTTCATCAAAATCATCGAAGCCCAAAAAGCCGAAACCCAAAGACAACTCGCCGAACAAGACAAAAAATACAAACAGCTCCTCAAAACCCAAACCCAAACCAACGCCGAAAACCTCCAAACCCTCGAAGAAAGCCTCAAAAACCTCCTCCAAGAAAGAGACACCCGCCTCGCCGAAAAACAAAAACAACTCCAAATCGCCACAAACCTCAAAGACCAAGAAGCCACCCAAAAACTCCAAGCCGAACAAAAAAAACTCGCAGAGGACTACGCCCAAAGACTCCAAGAGGCCAGACAAGAAAAAGAAAAAGTCCACACCGAAAACCAAAAACTCCTCGAAGCCCAGCAAAAAGCCCACCAAATCCAGCAACAAAAACTCCTCGACCGCATCAAAGAACTCGAAGCCCAAAAAAACCAAAACCAAAACCTCCGCCAACAAACCCTCCCCTCAATAGCCTACGGCAAAGCCATCTGGGAAAAACACTTCGGCCCCGGCTCCATCAAAGAAAAGGAACCACGCCTCCCTCGTAACATCGAAGAAATCCTAAACGAACCCACCCCCTTCAAAGTCGAAGGCTATGAAGGAAAAGTCCGCGACACCCACCTCCTCGTTTGGATCCCCAAAAAAGTCAACGGCACAAAGCTCACCCTCAATAGCCTTGAGAGGCTTTTCGGGAAGTATGACGACTATGAAAGCGACGTAAAAGAAGAGTTCGGCACAAAAGGGACCACCTCACACTGGCTCCTCGTCAGCAAAAACATCCTAGTTACCACCCGATCCAAAACCTACGCTGACCAAAAAAAGCTCATCGAGAAATATGCTTCCAAAGGATACACCCTCCCTTTAGCTCTCGATATCGCAGTAGCGGTGCTCCTCCATCAAAAGGAAAAAGGGGAGTATTTGTTGCCAAAAGAGCATCCACTTTTAACCTCCACTTGGTGCCAAGAGGCGTTAAAAAGCGAGTTGCCGGTGGCGATAGGGAGCTTCGCTGGTGCGGGACTGCGTGTCAGTGTCGGCGTCGAATACGACTCCGTATACTACGGGGTTGTGGTTGCGCGGAAACTAGGTGCGCCAAGGAAAGCTTGGCATCTCTAGCTGAGTGAAAGGAATCAGCCGTGGGAATTGCTTATTTACCCACGTAGGAAACTAAACAAGATGAAGGAGTAATCTTAACTTGAAGCTTTAGTAGACAAATATGTAAGCCGTAGCGTGAGCGAACCTGTTCTAGCTTCAAACCTAACAAAGGCGTAGATGGTCAGCCTGTCGAAAAGGGTGAAGTCTAAAACACCTGAGGAAGAAGTAAGCAAACGCACTCAGGTGATCTACCGGAGTTCTAAGGGATGGCGTGCATAGAAAGAGATGGTAAGCGTAAAAAACCGGGATAGGGAGGCCCTCTCGGGCTTTCCCTCCCACACCACCAGGCATACGGGTCCGTACCATGGCGGTTCGATAAAGTTAAATGTCTATACAGGAGCAAGTGTTGGCAATCCTGCTTCCTTGAAATACTTGATACTTAGAGCTCTCCTTACCTGAGGAATGTGACTTAACATCCAAGGACCTCTCGAACTCATGGCTGCCCATACGGCATCTTTCTCTTTGATGCCTAGTTTGATTAGTTCCTTTCTTCGCTTCTTAAATGTTTTCCATTGCTTCCAATGGATGCATCTTAGGCGACGACGTATCCATCTATCTAGCTCCTTGAAGATTGATGAGGTTTCGCAATATCCAAAGTAGCCTCGCCACCCTTTCATATATTTTGATAACTCATTAATCCTTTCCTCCATATTTATGCTTCGGTTTCGCCTGGTAAGTTGCCTTATTTTGACTTTGAATGGAAGTTCCCGATGGAGAAAAGGTCGTATTTTCGAATAAACTGTTGATTTTAAGTCTTTTTCGCAGACTTTCTTGTCTGTTTTTTAGTGGCTACATGAGCATCATTCCTAGGTATGATTTTTGGAATGCTAACTCCCGCTGCTCCTAAAAGTGCTCGGTTTTGAGCTCTTGGTTCTGGGACCTTCTCAAATTTTGTTTGATCGTTTAGGGTAACTTCTATTGTTGTAAGTGTTGAGAGGCTCTTAAGCCCCTCTGCGACCGTAGTGTCGATTTCCTTCCAGAGCATGTCCAGATTTTTCATAATCATATAGGCCATCATCACAACAAACACGTGGCCATGTGTACTTTCAGCAGTCCTTACATGAACTGGTCTGAGCTCTAAAGTTGACTTAGAGGTGCGAAATGCAGACTCGACAAATGCTAAGTCTTTATACCTGTCATGGGCTACTTGCTTATCCGCCTCTGATTGCTTTAGGTCAGTTTTTATTATGTAGCACCCATCAAGTCGGCTTTCTTCTTTAAGCTTTTCCTCACTAAGCTTGAGAACAAGGGTTCGCTCTTCGGTTTCCAGAGATAAGTGACCGTCTACTTTTAATTTTTTTATTTTGGCATTTACTGTTTTAACAGCAGTTTCTACTTTTGCTTTTGGGTGCTCTTCAAGGTACTGGTTCCTGTCTAAGATGAGTTTCTTAATCGCAGCTCTTTTTCTTACACGGTTTTGATCGAGCTCTTCAGCACGTCTAGGGTTTTTCCGAAGAATATATCTTACTCCATCGAGCTCTACTTCATACAACTCTTTGCTGAAGAACTCGAGTTGGATATGGTCTTTTTTTATGAGGGTCTCTATCTCTTTTTTGGAAATCGCAGTAATGTATTGAAAGCCATTCTCTTCTAGCGCTTTGATTTGCGTTCTTTTGATCATCCCTCGATCCCCTACAAAGGTGACCTTTTCGCACCCAAATCGCTTTTTGGCTTTTTCTATTTGGGAGTAAAAAGTTGTAAGATCGCTGGTGTTTCCTTTGAAGATTTCTGTGGAAATTGGCTCCCCTTCGTCATCACATAGAAGTCCCACAACAATTTGTTTCTTTCCCTTTTTTTTATCTCTATTGTAGCCCCAGTCTGCTAGCTCGTTTTTATCTCCCTCAAGATATGAGCTTGTAACATCATAGAGAAATAAATTTGAAGATTGCTCTTTTCGAAGCTTAAAAAGCTTTTGCTCGATCCTCTCCTGGTTATCGTTTAGCCATGCAAGGTTTTGATAAAGTGCATCTTCGTTAAACCCTTTTTCTATCCCAATTGCCGATGCCATTGCATGTGTATTTGCTAAGCGAACAGCTGATAGCCGAGACCCTTGATCAATGACTCTAGCGATCACTTGCCAAAGCGCAAGCTTGCCATCTCTTGAACTTCCCAAAGCGTTAACAATCCCCAGCCTTTTGGCAACTTCTAAAACAGTCCAAACAGCCCCTACGGACAGCCCTTCTTGGCACTTTACAGATTCATCAAATGAACCTAGGTTTGCTAAATCGAGCTTATGCTTTAAGGCAAGTTTAATCGCTTCGATCTCATCGGGGGAGCATTTGCTGAGGTTGGCGATTGTTCGTTTTTTAACTTTCTTGCCTTCTCTATAAGATTGTCGAAGCAGGGTAGAGCTATAAATTTTGCCCGATTTAGTTTTGAATTTGCTTGTTTCAATGTACATGTCCACATGTTAGTTTGTTCTGGAATTTATTGTCAAATGAAATCAAAATTTTTACGGAAAAATTTTAGTGGGTACATTTTCCGACAGGAGCTGTTTGCTTAATCCTAAGAAAACCAAATCTTTAGATCGTTTTGCTTGTGAAATTGGCACCCAAAAACCGGGAACTTCCGTTCAAATGACGGTGTTGTACTCATAATTTTTTCCTTTGTTGGTCTGCCAAGCCCAACAAGGAAAGTACAACATCGTCTTTTTTTTCACTAAATCTTAAGGACAAGCCTTGAAAGTCCACTGGTCAAACCAGTGGCTTACCTGTCAGCGAGTTAAAACCTCATGCCTCACGAGGATCAAGAAGCTCTAGCCCCTTTTGGGAGGCCTCTTTATAGAGAGCTGCTAGAGCTGTTGGCAAGTCCTTTTCTCCTCGCCAGAAGGGAAACTTCCCTAGGCTTTTGAGGAGGGTCCCCTCTTGAGGAGGCTTCTCAAAGCCTCCTGCAAGCCACTCTTCATCGATCTTCCCTTGGGTCCAGAACATTTCGGGATCGGGTGAAAGGGGGGTGGCTTTTTCTACCTCCTTTTTAAGAGGGAGGGAGGTATCGAAGGAGAGCGCTTCAAGCTTATTGAGAAAGGTTTCCCTTTCCATCCCTCTAAGGTGGAAGAGGAGGAAGGGGTCCCGATCGAGCTCTTCTGCTAAAAGGTAGAGCACTGCAGCGACGTGTTTGCAGGGGTTCGACCAATCGGGGCAGCTACAATCGGTCGAGAGGTCTGCATAACTGGAGGGAAGAAGGGGCACCCTTACCTCTTGGAAAAGGACCTCGATGTCTTGGGGAAGCTTCCCCGCAAGGAGCTCCGCGGTGTAGATTGCTTTTTTTGCAAGGGCCTCTAGGACGAGCTGCCAGGCACTTTCGGAGAGCTCTTCCATTTCAATGGTGACTTGGTAGGGCTCTTTTCTTGATCCCTGAACGTCTGCAGAGAATGACCCTTTGGAAACGTGGATGTCGAGAACTTGCCCCTTTCTGGCGTAGGAGCGCCCCCTCGTGAGCCTTTTTGCATCTTCAAAGGACTCGAGCGCATCAATCCACCGCTTGCCCCACCAACTTTTTGTAAACTCTCCTTTCCTGGAGTGACTTTTGATCCCCCCTTCAACGGGAAGGGGTTTTGAAGGTGTATAGTTTTCCCACATGACCTTTTCCTTATGCTACGACCTTGGACTGGAGTTTCCAAAGCTCTTTAAGATTTTCTGTTGAAAGTTCGGTGAGCCAACCTTCTCCCTCTCCGACAACATTTTCAGCGACTTCTTTTTTGCTAGCGATCATCTCATCGATCTTCTCTTCGATCGTCCCTGTTGAAATCAACTTGTGAACCATCACATTTTTCTTTTGCCCGATTCTAAACGCCCGGTCGGTTGCCTGATTTTCTACGGCGGGGTTCCACCACCGGTCGAAGTGGATGACATGGTTGGCTTGCGTTAGGGTTAAACCGACCCCTCCCGCCTTTATTGATAGGAGGAAAACAGAAGGTCCCCCTTTTTCTTTTTGGAACGCCTCTACCATTTTATCCCGCTCTTTTTTCTTCACTCCTCCATGGAGGAATAGAGTTTCTTTTCCATGGTTTTCCTCGATATGTTTTTTTAGAAGTTCTCCCATTCCAGTATATTGGGTGAAGATCAAACATTTATCGCCGACTGCATAGATCTCTTCAAGGGTTTCCTCTAAGCGCGCAAGTTTTCCCGAACGTCCTTCTAGGACTCCCTCATCTTTGAGAAAGTTTGCAGGATGGTTACAGATCTGCTTGAGCTTTGAAAGGGTGGCTAAGATCACCCCTTTTCTATCGATTCCTTCTTTGGTATCAAGCACCCCATTTGCATCAGCAACAACCGATTCATACAAAGAAACCTGCTCGGGGGTAAGCGAACAGTAACTGTTCATCTCTATCTTCTCGGGCAAGTCAGAGATAATCGAGCGGTCTGTTTTCAGCCTTCTTAAAATAAGGGGTTTTGTGAGCTGTTTTAGCATTTTTGTCTTTTGAGGATCTTTTTCCATCTGGATCGGTTTAAAGAAGGTTTCCCGAAACTGGTCTTCGGTTCCCAGGTACCCAGGGTTTAGGAAGTGCATCAAAGACCAAAGGTCTCCTACATTGTTTTCGACCGGGGTTCCCGTTAAGGCGAGGCGATAATTTCCCTCAAGGGTACATGCCGCTTTTGCCTGTTTGGTTCCAGCATTTTTGATGTTTTGGGCCTCATCCAAAATAACCCCTCTCCAATTGACCTCTTTAAGGAGGTCGCTATCTCGGTGGAGCAAAGCATAGCTGGTGATAACAAGTCCCGTATCCTTTACTTTCTGCTCAAAGTTTTTCCCTTTGAGCCGGTCAGGACCATGGTGAACATAAATAGGAAGATCGGGAACAAACTTTTCCCCTTCTCGGCTCCAATTACCCGTGAGAGAGGTCGGACAGACCAGTAGGGAGGGCTTGTTTTCCTTTTCCCACCCTTCCATCAACATAGCCAAGGTCTGGGGAGTCTTGCCGAGTCCCATATCATCGGCTAAACAAGCTCCTAACTGCCACTTTTGGAGAAAGGACATCCATGAGTATCCTCGGAGTTGATAGGGGCGGAGCATCCCTTGAAACCCTTTTGGAGGATCGATAAGCTCAATAGATGCATCACTTTTGAGCGTTTGCAAGAAGTCTTTAATCCACCCTTCTGCCTCAACTCCCTCTACCTCGATCCCGTAAGTGGACTGCTCAACTCCTGCATCAAGCTGCATCAGGTCGAGAAGACTCTTCGGCTGGCATGGGTTTTTCTCTAAAAAATCGACTGCTTTCTGAATTTGGTCTTGATTCAAAAGAACCCAGTGTCCCCGCATTTTAATGATGGGGTCCTTTAAAAGGGCAAGCTCATAAAGCTCTTCCTTTGAAATAGGAAGCTGTCCCAAATACATCTTCCATTCCACATTAAGCGCCTCCCAAATCGACTGCTTTCTATCCTCTTGAAATGGACTGCTTATAAAAGCTTTGGAAGAGAGGTTCATCGCCCCCTTCTTCCACCAATTTGGACAAATCACCCCAAAGCCAAGCTCCTCTAAAAGGGGGGCTTCCTGGTTTAAGAAATCAATAGCGTCCTTAGAGTTTAAGGAGAAATCTTTGGGCACAGCAACATCTAAACTTTTGCTAATACGGTCACAAACCCCTAATCCCACACCAAGAGAGGTAAGGATAAATTGCCTTGCATTAAAGTCAGAGCGATTCACCACTTTTCTTTTTGCCCCTTTGGGGTTCCAAACATCTTCAATCGTTAAAATCAAACTGGGGTCTTCGTAGGACTGAAGTAAGTAGGCAACCTTCCATTCAAGCTCTTTTCCCTCTTCTTCTATAGGCTCTTCTAGCCTGAAGCAGAATTTAAAGGGGGAAAGCCCTGCATTTTTCAAGGGTTGCTGCCACTGCTCAATTCCCTTAGCTAGGAGAAGCCCTTCCTTATTTGGCAATGACAAAGAAGGACTTGTCGCTCCTAAACTATCAAGCCAAATATCATGATCACTTTTTCCCTCTCCTGAAGAAATCTCCCTATTTACTGAAGAGATCATCTCCCAAAGTCCTTTCTTAATAAAAGTCAGAAGTCTCTCTTCATCTCCCATAGAAGGAGGCTCTTTCTTCTTTAATGAAGGGGATAAAGCGCGGCAACAAGGGGGAAGAGCTTTCCTGAGCTGCGCCATCCTCTCTTTATCCCTCCCCATAAAAATAGGCTCCCAACCAGCTCTAAGCCCCTTTTCTTGAAAAAGGGTTGGAAGGTAGCGTTGCCGAACTAAAAGAGAAAGGGTAAACCTTGCAAGTTCTCCTAAAAAGGAAAATTCCTCCCCTAAAACAACCCCAGGAGCAATCATTTTCCTTCCCTTCCCATTCACAAGAAAAGAAATAATTTCTCCAGGAGAAAATGGGCATATCTCAACCATCCATGGGGAGAGGCTTACCTCTTTTTCTTGCTGCTCAGCTGGAAGTTCTCCTAAAAGAGAGCTTGAGGGGAGAGGGGCTCTAGAGTAAGAGGGAAGCCACATAAGCCCCCGCTCCCGCCTAGAGGCTATTTTGCCTAAAGCCCCTTCAAGCTCTTCCCAGCCCAGTCCAAACGGATGGACTTCTGGAGGAGGGTTCAAAGGACGCCTTCCTCGGGACTTCTTTGGAAAGTGTCCTCTGGAAATCAGCTTCTCTCCCCAAAGAAAAAACTTCCCCCCATCAATCGCACCATGTAAAATAATCACTGCTTTTCCCAATGCTTGGATAAAAGGGTGATTTTAAACAAAAAGTTCCCCTTTTGTCAAAATGATTTTGAGCGACGGGGTCGGGTAGAAGGAGTCGTCTATGACGACTCCAACCCCCACACAACCCGCCGTGCCGATTTCCAGCAACGGGCTGAGGTAGTGGAACCAGAAGTTTTATTGTCCAACGTTAGAGAAATGGGGAGTTTTATTCCCTTTCCCTAGAAAAATCTAACGGAGGGACTCGATCTCTTTAACCGAGAGGCCAGTGAGCTTCGATATTTGCTGTACGGAAAGACCATCTTTTACCATAGCTTGAGCGATTTCTAGCTTTTCTTCTTTGCGCCCCGCTTTCCTTTCAGAGGATAAGACTGCCAAGTGGTCTCTATGCTCATTAATACTAGCTTCATAGGCTTTTCTTGTCGCTGGGTCGGATGAAAGCCTTTCCAACCTTTCAAGTGCTCTTTGAAAAACGGGGTCTTGCTTTAAGGTATTTACTTCTTTTTCCTTTATTAAAGAAGCATTTTTAAGGAAATAAAACCATTTTTCTTTATAGGTCTTCAGCTCTTCTAAAGGCTTATCTTTAAATTTTTTAAGATCAACCAATGTTGCCTTCCATTGATTAAAAAGGTGTTCATTAGAAGAAGAGACTTCAGGTTTAAATCGATAGGTTTCTACCACTTTCTCGTCATTCAAAATACCATTTTTTTCTCGTTCATTTCGATGAAAGTCAATAATCGCTACAACATGAACCTTGGGAAGGTCTTTCCACCCTATTAGCTTTTTTTGCTTCTT
This region includes:
- a CDS encoding group II intron maturase-specific domain-containing protein, yielding MRPFLHRELPFKVKIRQLTRRNRSINMEERINELSKYMKGWRGYFGYCETSSIFKELDRWIRRRLRCIHWKQWKTFKKRRKELIKLGIKEKDAVWAAMSSRGPWMLSHIPQVRRALSIKYFKEAGLPTLAPV
- a CDS encoding IS1634 family transposase, with amino-acid sequence MYIETSKFKTKSGKIYSSTLLRQSYREGKKVKKRTIANLSKCSPDEIEAIKLALKHKLDLANLGSFDESVKCQEGLSVGAVWTVLEVAKRLGIVNALGSSRDGKLALWQVIARVIDQGSRLSAVRLANTHAMASAIGIEKGFNEDALYQNLAWLNDNQERIEQKLFKLRKEQSSNLFLYDVTSSYLEGDKNELADWGYNRDKKKGKKQIVVGLLCDDEGEPISTEIFKGNTSDLTTFYSQIEKAKKRFGCEKVTFVGDRGMIKRTQIKALEENGFQYITAISKKEIETLIKKDHIQLEFFSKELYEVELDGVRYILRKNPRRAEELDQNRVRKRAAIKKLILDRNQYLEEHPKAKVETAVKTVNAKIKKLKVDGHLSLETEERTLVLKLSEEKLKEESRLDGCYIIKTDLKQSEADKQVAHDRYKDLAFVESAFRTSKSTLELRPVHVRTAESTHGHVFVVMMAYMIMKNLDMLWKEIDTTVAEGLKSLSTLTTIEVTLNDQTKFEKVPEPRAQNRALLGAAGVSIPKIIPRNDAHVATKKQTRKSAKKT
- a CDS encoding SWIM zinc finger family protein, with amino-acid sequence MWENYTPSKPLPVEGGIKSHSRKGEFTKSWWGKRWIDALESFEDAKRLTRGRSYARKGQVLDIHVSKGSFSADVQGSRKEPYQVTIEMEELSESAWQLVLEALAKKAIYTAELLAGKLPQDIEVLFQEVRVPLLPSSYADLSTDCSCPDWSNPCKHVAAVLYLLAEELDRDPFLLFHLRGMERETFLNKLEALSFDTSLPLKKEVEKATPLSPDPEMFWTQGKIDEEWLAGGFEKPPQEGTLLKSLGKFPFWRGEKDLPTALAALYKEASQKGLELLDPREA
- a CDS encoding DEAD/DEAH box helicase, with the translated sequence MIILHGAIDGGKFFLWGEKLISRGHFPKKSRGRRPLNPPPEVHPFGLGWEELEGALGKIASRRERGLMWLPSYSRAPLPSSSLLGELPAEQQEKEVSLSPWMVEICPFSPGEIISFLVNGKGRKMIAPGVVLGEEFSFLGELARFTLSLLVRQRYLPTLFQEKGLRAGWEPIFMGRDKERMAQLRKALPPCCRALSPSLKKKEPPSMGDEERLLTFIKKGLWEMISSVNREISSGEGKSDHDIWLDSLGATSPSLSLPNKEGLLLAKGIEQWQQPLKNAGLSPFKFCFRLEEPIEEEGKELEWKVAYLLQSYEDPSLILTIEDVWNPKGAKRKVVNRSDFNARQFILTSLGVGLGVCDRISKSLDVAVPKDFSLNSKDAIDFLNQEAPLLEELGFGVICPNWWKKGAMNLSSKAFISSPFQEDRKQSIWEALNVEWKMYLGQLPISKEELYELALLKDPIIKMRGHWVLLNQDQIQKAVDFLEKNPCQPKSLLDLMQLDAGVEQSTYGIEVEGVEAEGWIKDFLQTLKSDASIELIDPPKGFQGMLRPYQLRGYSWMSFLQKWQLGACLADDMGLGKTPQTLAMLMEGWEKENKPSLLVCPTSLTGNWSREGEKFVPDLPIYVHHGPDRLKGKNFEQKVKDTGLVITSYALLHRDSDLLKEVNWRGVILDEAQNIKNAGTKQAKAACTLEGNYRLALTGTPVENNVGDLWSLMHFLNPGYLGTEDQFRETFFKPIQMEKDPQKTKMLKQLTKPLILRRLKTDRSIISDLPEKIEMNSYCSLTPEQVSLYESVVADANGVLDTKEGIDRKGVILATLSKLKQICNHPANFLKDEGVLEGRSGKLARLEETLEEIYAVGDKCLIFTQYTGMGELLKKHIEENHGKETLFLHGGVKKKERDKMVEAFQKEKGGPSVFLLSIKAGGVGLTLTQANHVIHFDRWWNPAVENQATDRAFRIGQKKNVMVHKLISTGTIEEKIDEMIASKKEVAENVVGEGEGWLTELSTENLKELWKLQSKVVA
- a CDS encoding Rpn family recombination-promoting nuclease/putative transposase, coding for MIDLLDVKVDIVFKDFFGDKSSKELLESFINSVLGFEGDDLIEIEEFLDPRKMRVEVGRPSTFVDLSVKTRGGERYIIEMQTYNHEGFDKRLLYYLGKDYTEQIDYHHQQATETEQRKKQKKLIGWKDLPKVHVVAIIDFHRNEREKNGILNDEKVVETYRFKPEVSSSNEHLFNQWKATLVDLKKFKDKPLEELKTYKEKWFYFLKNASLIKEKEVNTLKQDPVFQRALERLERLSSDPATRKAYEASINEHRDHLAVLSSERKAGRKEEKLEIAQAMVKDGLSVQQISKLTGLSVKEIESLR